A stretch of Candidatus Kryptoniota bacterium DNA encodes these proteins:
- the mdh gene encoding malate dehydrogenase, producing MKITVVGAGNVGATVAQRLVDRELANEVVLTDVVEGLPQGKGLDMLESSPVLGSDVRVVGANTYDETANSDIIVITAGIARKPGMSRDDLLSTNAGVLKSVTEQVAPRSPKGIIIVVSNPLDVMVYVAMKMSGFDRSRVIGMAGVLDTARFRSFIAAELNVSVEGVQAFVLGGHGDSMVPLVRYTSVAGIPLTEMMDRDKIEKLVTRTRNGGAEIVSLLKTGSAYYAPSAAVVQMVESIVKDKKRILPCSVYLKGEYGMSDVVIGVPVKLGAKGMEKIIEIKLTEDEKKELAKSAEDVKANMAKVKFN from the coding sequence ATGAAAATCACCGTAGTAGGCGCCGGCAATGTCGGCGCGACCGTGGCTCAACGCCTTGTCGACCGCGAGCTTGCTAACGAAGTCGTCCTCACAGACGTTGTCGAGGGTCTCCCGCAGGGGAAGGGCCTCGATATGCTCGAATCATCACCGGTGCTTGGCAGCGATGTCAGAGTCGTCGGTGCAAACACGTACGACGAAACCGCGAACAGCGACATCATTGTGATTACAGCCGGCATCGCGCGCAAGCCGGGCATGAGCCGGGACGACCTCCTCTCCACCAACGCGGGAGTTCTGAAGTCAGTGACTGAACAGGTTGCTCCGCGTTCACCGAAGGGCATAATCATCGTTGTGTCTAATCCGCTCGATGTCATGGTTTACGTCGCGATGAAGATGAGCGGGTTCGACAGGTCGCGCGTGATTGGGATGGCGGGCGTCCTCGACACCGCAAGGTTCCGGTCGTTCATCGCGGCCGAGCTCAACGTGTCGGTCGAAGGTGTTCAGGCCTTTGTTCTCGGCGGTCACGGTGATTCCATGGTGCCGTTGGTCCGTTACACTTCAGTTGCCGGAATTCCGCTCACTGAAATGATGGACCGCGACAAGATCGAGAAGCTCGTCACGAGGACAAGAAACGGAGGAGCCGAAATCGTGTCTCTCCTCAAGACCGGGAGCGCATACTATGCTCCGTCCGCTGCGGTCGTCCAGATGGTTGAGTCGATTGTTAAGGATAAGAAGAGAATCCTTCCATGCTCTGTCTACCTCAAAGGAGAGTACGGCATGAGCGACGTCGTCATCGGCGTACCTGTGAAGCTCGGCGCGAAGGGGATGGAGAAGATTATCGAAATAAAATTGACGGAAGATGAGAAGAAGGAACTCGCCAAGTCGGCGGAGGATGTGAAAGCCAATATGGCGAAGGTAAAGTTTAACTGA
- a CDS encoding nucleoside hydrolase produces the protein MIRLLIDTDAGVDDSLAIMYAASCPEASIEMISTVSGNVHVDDVTQNVLLLRELLHADFPVYMGAPSPRSRELLTAPEVHGGDGVGNYRKSNGRERSWCDPGNAADMIVESARKHGRKLTIVSIGPMTNIADAVSLDADSIRNVGRIIQMGGVTFGYGNTTTFTEFNIAVDPEAAAFVLEQGIFVRFVSLDLTELLFLKRRFFNQVLRRSTKLEGELKNLISQAVEFYMQYHKTKERLDGCFLHDPIAIAAALNGNWFRFIKSRIAIETKGVYTSGMTIADLRGNPRDFNSEIAVAFDAAGFMRDFILKVFGVSISRKSVRENCLSERFVSGFSNMID, from the coding sequence GTGATTAGATTACTCATTGACACCGACGCGGGCGTGGACGACTCGCTCGCGATCATGTATGCGGCGAGCTGCCCGGAGGCGAGCATAGAAATGATATCCACGGTGTCAGGAAACGTTCACGTCGATGACGTAACTCAGAACGTCTTGCTTTTGAGAGAACTACTGCACGCCGACTTCCCCGTTTACATGGGCGCTCCTTCACCGCGCTCAAGAGAATTGCTGACAGCGCCGGAAGTCCACGGGGGCGACGGCGTCGGAAACTACCGGAAATCGAACGGCAGAGAGCGATCGTGGTGCGATCCGGGCAACGCCGCCGACATGATTGTTGAATCAGCCCGAAAGCACGGCCGAAAGCTGACGATCGTTTCAATAGGTCCCATGACGAATATCGCAGATGCCGTGTCGCTGGACGCTGACTCGATCCGCAACGTCGGTCGGATCATACAGATGGGCGGAGTGACTTTCGGATATGGTAATACGACAACATTCACCGAGTTCAATATCGCAGTGGATCCGGAAGCTGCAGCATTCGTTCTCGAGCAAGGCATATTCGTCCGGTTCGTCAGTCTCGACCTTACCGAGCTGCTCTTCCTCAAGCGAAGATTCTTCAATCAAGTTCTGCGGCGGTCCACTAAGCTGGAAGGGGAACTCAAGAACCTTATCAGTCAAGCAGTAGAATTCTACATGCAATATCATAAAACAAAAGAGCGCCTCGACGGATGCTTCCTCCACGATCCGATTGCTATCGCCGCCGCATTAAATGGAAATTGGTTTCGCTTCATCAAGTCGAGAATTGCAATTGAAACAAAGGGCGTTTACACTTCCGGCATGACGATAGCCGACCTTAGAGGTAATCCACGAGACTTCAATTCCGAGATCGCCGTCGCATTCGACGCGGCAGGCTTCATGCGCGACTTCATACTCAAAGTATTTGGAGTCAGCATAAGTCGGAAATCCGTTAGAGAAAATTGCCTGAGTGAGAGATTCGTTTCTGGATTTTCAAATATGATTGACTGA
- the glgA gene encoding glycogen synthase GlgA, whose product MTQPFNVLFLSSEVFPFAKTGGLADVASALPQALKEIGNDVRLAIPRYGFVSERKFRIHEIIRLKDIDIPIGKKTAKLNVKSSFLVGDRTKVQIYFIDSADYFGRQGIYQDPRSKKDYPDNDERFIFYSRGIFEILKRLGWAPHVIHCNDWQTGLVPVYLKKIYSRDPFFKKIKTVYTIHNISYQGNFPKETFQKTGLPADVFTPDGAEFFDKLSFMKAGIVYSDYVTTVSSTYAKEISESEEFGCGMDGILRKRKKNFTGIVNGIDYSIWNPDIDPFIPFKYSLKTVDAKVENKKYLLKRFDIKYDPHVPLIGMVTRLVEQKGLDLLIDSFAELMKLNVQLIVLGTGEKKYHAQLESLSKKFAGKFALELAYDDELAHLIEGAADMFLMPSKYEPCGLNQLYSLKYGTVPIVRRTGGLADTVKEVNAQKGTGTGFFFDAYTSGEMLKAISRAVSLFGDEKNWQKIMKNGMMEDFSWTNSARQYSELYTKILEK is encoded by the coding sequence ATGACGCAACCCTTCAACGTTTTGTTCCTGTCTTCTGAAGTATTTCCATTCGCAAAAACCGGCGGCCTCGCCGATGTGGCAAGCGCGCTTCCCCAGGCGCTCAAGGAAATCGGCAACGATGTCAGGCTTGCAATTCCACGGTACGGGTTTGTGAGTGAAAGAAAATTCCGGATCCACGAGATAATTCGGTTGAAAGATATCGACATTCCGATCGGTAAGAAAACCGCGAAGCTCAACGTCAAGTCGTCGTTCCTCGTTGGCGACAGAACAAAGGTGCAGATCTATTTCATCGACAGCGCCGATTATTTCGGCCGGCAGGGGATTTACCAGGATCCGAGATCGAAGAAGGATTATCCGGACAACGACGAGAGATTCATTTTCTACTCACGCGGAATCTTTGAAATCCTGAAGAGGCTCGGGTGGGCTCCGCATGTGATACACTGCAATGACTGGCAAACCGGTCTGGTTCCGGTTTATCTCAAAAAGATTTACTCGCGCGATCCTTTCTTTAAAAAGATCAAAACTGTATATACCATTCATAATATTTCCTACCAGGGCAATTTTCCCAAAGAGACCTTCCAGAAGACCGGATTGCCTGCCGATGTGTTTACACCCGATGGCGCCGAGTTCTTCGACAAACTCAGCTTCATGAAAGCAGGAATAGTTTATTCGGATTACGTCACGACCGTCAGCTCCACTTACGCAAAGGAAATATCGGAAAGCGAAGAATTCGGCTGCGGCATGGACGGCATTTTGAGAAAGAGGAAGAAGAACTTCACAGGAATCGTGAACGGTATAGATTATTCGATCTGGAACCCCGACATTGATCCGTTCATTCCTTTTAAATACAGCCTCAAAACGGTAGACGCGAAAGTCGAGAATAAGAAGTATTTGCTCAAGAGATTCGACATTAAATACGATCCTCATGTCCCCCTGATCGGTATGGTAACGCGGCTCGTTGAACAAAAAGGGCTGGATCTTCTGATTGACTCGTTTGCAGAACTGATGAAGTTGAACGTGCAGTTGATAGTATTGGGGACGGGCGAGAAGAAGTATCATGCTCAGCTCGAATCGCTCTCGAAAAAATTTGCCGGAAAGTTCGCGCTCGAGCTCGCTTACGACGATGAGCTCGCACATCTCATCGAGGGAGCGGCGGACATGTTTCTGATGCCGAGCAAGTACGAGCCGTGCGGACTCAACCAGCTGTACAGTCTGAAGTATGGTACGGTGCCAATCGTCCGGAGGACCGGCGGGCTCGCTGATACGGTCAAGGAAGTCAACGCGCAGAAGGGGACGGGGACCGGTTTCTTCTTCGATGCCTACACGTCCGGAGAAATGCTCAAGGCGATATCGAGAGCGGTTTCACTTTTCGGAGACGAGAAGAACTGGCAGAAAATCATGAAAAACGGGATGATGGAAGATTTCTCCTGGACGAATTCTGCCAGACAATATTCCGAGCTCTATACCAAGATACTCGAGAAGTGA
- a CDS encoding HAD family hydrolase: protein MTRAIFIDRDGTINVDKDYLSDPDQLQFIDGSPEAISLANRLGLKVVVISNQAGVARGILTTTQVENVNARLVSKLAEKGAVVDAIYYCPHHPDFGEKIKCDCRKPDTGMLMRAKREFDIDLSGSFVVGDKWSDVKCGLNAGAMTSLVLTGYGQEDYGRCIADGIRIDYLAKNLLDTLEHFVREKIEAVN, encoded by the coding sequence GTGACCCGGGCAATATTCATCGATCGTGACGGGACGATCAATGTTGATAAGGACTACCTTTCTGATCCCGATCAATTGCAATTTATAGACGGCTCGCCTGAAGCGATTTCGTTGGCGAACAGATTGGGTTTGAAAGTGGTTGTAATTTCGAACCAGGCGGGCGTCGCGCGGGGAATTCTTACGACAACTCAGGTCGAAAACGTAAACGCCAGACTTGTTTCCAAGCTCGCCGAAAAAGGAGCGGTAGTGGATGCGATCTATTACTGTCCTCATCATCCTGACTTCGGAGAAAAAATCAAATGCGACTGCAGGAAACCTGACACAGGCATGTTAATGAGAGCAAAACGAGAATTCGACATCGATCTTTCCGGATCTTTCGTAGTAGGGGACAAATGGAGCGACGTTAAGTGCGGACTGAACGCAGGCGCGATGACTTCACTCGTTCTCACCGGATACGGTCAGGAAGATTACGGCCGTTGCATTGCAGACGGAATTAGAATCGATTATCTTGCGAAGAACCTCTTAGATACCCTGGAACATTTTGTAAGAGAGAAAATTGAAGCAGTCAATTAA
- the rpmA gene encoding 50S ribosomal protein L27 — protein MAHKKGGGSSRNGRDSNSQRLGVKTFGGENISAGSIIVRQRGTKVLPGENVGVAKDDSLFALKDGVVKFETFRRVRKRVSVLPPTPRKI, from the coding sequence ATGGCACATAAGAAAGGCGGCGGAAGTTCAAGGAACGGCCGCGATAGTAATTCGCAAAGACTCGGAGTGAAGACGTTCGGCGGAGAAAATATATCAGCGGGCAGCATTATCGTTCGTCAGCGCGGAACCAAAGTATTACCCGGCGAAAATGTCGGTGTCGCGAAGGATGACAGCCTCTTTGCTTTGAAGGACGGCGTCGTGAAATTCGAGACTTTCAGACGAGTGCGCAAGAGAGTGAGCGTACTTCCTCCGACTCCCCGCAAAATTTAA
- a CDS encoding ABC transporter ATP-binding protein has product MIELSNVTKTFSGTVALDSISFKVERGSACGYIGPNGAGKSTTARIVVGLEKQDSGKVTVVRDGTAEDPIYRRSKIGYVPESPRLYESLTPAETIEVASLLRKFDRKRSRKQLEVLSEIFQFAEYLHRALLSLSKGTRQKVALTLALVFDPEVLILDEPTDGLDVQAISSLKQVMKSFTSRGGTILYCSHLLDLVENVCDKVYFINKGRITDEFMKDEFTKSRGFLEQTFMNNIGSHNEQRLIDDFFGNAH; this is encoded by the coding sequence GTGATTGAACTCAGTAACGTAACCAAAACATTTTCCGGGACAGTCGCGCTCGACTCGATCTCCTTCAAGGTCGAGAGAGGAAGTGCGTGCGGATATATCGGCCCGAACGGGGCTGGAAAATCCACTACCGCAAGAATCGTCGTGGGTTTGGAAAAGCAGGACTCCGGCAAAGTAACTGTTGTCAGAGACGGGACCGCGGAAGATCCTATTTACAGGCGTTCGAAAATAGGATACGTTCCCGAATCTCCGAGACTGTACGAATCATTGACGCCCGCCGAGACAATCGAAGTTGCTTCGCTCTTGAGGAAGTTCGACAGGAAGCGGTCACGTAAGCAGCTCGAAGTCTTGTCGGAAATTTTCCAATTCGCCGAGTATCTCCATAGAGCCCTTCTCTCGCTTTCAAAGGGCACGAGGCAAAAGGTCGCGCTCACGCTCGCACTGGTCTTCGATCCGGAGGTCCTCATACTCGACGAGCCCACCGACGGTCTCGATGTACAGGCAATTAGTTCGTTAAAGCAAGTGATGAAGTCGTTCACATCACGCGGAGGAACGATACTGTACTGCTCGCACCTTCTCGATTTGGTGGAGAATGTCTGCGACAAAGTGTATTTCATCAATAAAGGACGGATCACCGACGAATTCATGAAGGATGAGTTTACCAAGAGCCGCGGGTTCCTGGAACAGACTTTCATGAATAACATCGGGAGCCACAACGAGCAGCGTCTGATAGATGATTTTTTTGGAAATGCGCATTAG
- the glyA gene encoding serine hydroxymethyltransferase — translation MDAAEILRQSDPEVYAAIAHETERQNTTIELIASENFVSTSVLSALGSVLTNKYAEGYPGKRYYGGCEFVDVAENIARDRVKKLFGAGYANVQPHAGSQANMAAYFSFIKPGDTILGMNLSHGGHLTHGSPVNFSGKLFNVIPYGVDRSSGRIDISEVEKLAREHKPKMIVVGASAYSRDIDFKSFREIADRTGAFLMADIAHPAGLIATKLLNDPLPYCHIVTSTTHKTLRGPRGGLILIGADYENPFGQVAPKSGRLKMMSELVDSNVMPGIQGGPLMHVIAAKAVAFGEALGESYKTYTKQIIANARKLADELTKKGYQLVSGGTDNHLMLVDLRNKNVSGKDAEKALEQSGITVNKNMVPFDDKSPLITSGIRIGTPAVTTRGFTETEMVHIATFIDTIVSNIGNDKVYREVRENVAELCGRFPLYDYAKEFPTVG, via the coding sequence ATGGATGCAGCAGAAATTCTAAGGCAGTCCGATCCTGAAGTATATGCTGCCATAGCCCATGAGACTGAACGACAGAATACTACCATAGAACTTATCGCTTCCGAAAACTTCGTCAGCACTTCGGTTCTTTCAGCTTTGGGAAGCGTGCTCACGAACAAATATGCGGAAGGATATCCTGGAAAAAGATATTACGGCGGCTGCGAATTTGTCGATGTGGCTGAGAACATCGCACGAGACAGGGTGAAGAAACTCTTCGGAGCAGGATACGCGAATGTGCAGCCGCACGCCGGAAGTCAGGCGAACATGGCGGCGTATTTTTCTTTCATAAAACCGGGAGACACGATTCTTGGAATGAATCTTTCCCACGGCGGCCATCTCACTCACGGTTCGCCCGTAAATTTCAGCGGAAAGCTCTTTAATGTCATCCCATATGGTGTCGACAGGAGCTCAGGCAGGATCGACATCTCCGAGGTCGAGAAGCTTGCACGCGAGCACAAGCCGAAAATGATTGTGGTTGGCGCAAGTGCCTATTCTCGAGACATTGATTTCAAATCGTTCCGGGAAATTGCGGATCGGACGGGTGCTTTCCTCATGGCGGATATCGCGCATCCCGCCGGACTGATCGCGACCAAACTCCTCAACGATCCTCTTCCATATTGTCATATAGTGACTTCGACTACCCACAAGACTCTCCGGGGACCGCGAGGAGGACTGATACTTATTGGTGCTGATTATGAAAACCCGTTCGGGCAGGTCGCTCCGAAATCGGGACGTCTCAAGATGATGTCCGAGTTAGTTGATTCGAACGTCATGCCCGGAATACAGGGCGGGCCGTTGATGCACGTGATCGCGGCGAAAGCAGTGGCTTTTGGCGAAGCGCTCGGAGAATCCTACAAGACTTACACAAAACAGATCATTGCGAATGCGCGAAAGCTCGCTGACGAACTTACGAAGAAGGGTTACCAACTAGTTTCCGGCGGAACCGACAACCATCTTATGCTCGTCGATCTGCGGAACAAGAATGTTTCCGGTAAGGATGCCGAGAAGGCACTCGAGCAAAGCGGAATCACGGTAAACAAAAATATGGTCCCATTCGACGACAAATCACCCCTCATCACGAGTGGAATCAGGATCGGCACACCCGCGGTGACGACGCGCGGCTTTACCGAAACTGAAATGGTACACATCGCAACGTTCATCGACACAATAGTCTCGAACATCGGCAACGATAAAGTGTACCGCGAGGTCAGGGAGAACGTCGCTGAACTCTGCGGCAGGTTCCCGCTCTACGATTACGCTAAGGAATTCCCGACGGTTGGTTGA
- a CDS encoding MBL fold metallo-hydrolase, giving the protein MQIQFIGAARTVTGSMHLLQANGKKILLECGFFQGKRAESIRVNKTFDYFHPAEIDTVILSHAHIDHSGNLPNLVKQGFTGPIYATPATRDLAGIMLADSAKIQEQDAEFLNKRLAKKGEAPVQPIYTTEDALEVMPLFVSASYHREVLVSEGVWLTFLDAGHILGSALVQLRISDNGKEKILLFTGDLGRRGLPILRNPEIVTEADALMIESTYGGRFHDPIEGMEAKLAEVIMKTIKRGGKVIIPAFSVERTQEIAYTLHRLFEAKTLPRIPVFVDSPLSVNATEIFRLHPECFNKDVFKMVIAHEDPFGFEYIHYVQSVEESKKLNDIKEPIVIISASGMCESGRILHHLANNVGNSNNTILIVGFQAPDTLGRRMLDGQKELKIFGDQVELKAEVVAMHSFSAHADHKDLVDFTNNFEKKRLQNVFLVHGETEEQSALTDGFRQIGLKNVYSPARGDKFEI; this is encoded by the coding sequence ATGCAAATCCAATTCATCGGCGCAGCTCGGACTGTCACAGGTTCCATGCACCTCTTGCAAGCCAACGGCAAAAAAATTCTCCTCGAGTGCGGATTCTTCCAGGGTAAACGCGCCGAGAGCATCAGGGTGAACAAGACATTCGATTACTTCCATCCGGCGGAAATTGACACGGTAATACTCTCTCATGCTCATATCGATCACAGCGGGAATCTCCCGAATCTTGTAAAGCAAGGATTCACGGGACCGATCTACGCGACTCCGGCAACGAGGGACCTCGCAGGGATCATGCTTGCAGACAGCGCGAAGATCCAGGAGCAGGACGCGGAGTTTTTGAATAAGCGACTCGCGAAAAAGGGGGAGGCGCCGGTTCAACCCATTTACACCACTGAGGACGCGCTCGAGGTGATGCCGCTGTTTGTCTCCGCTTCCTACCACAGGGAGGTTCTTGTTTCGGAAGGCGTCTGGCTGACTTTTCTGGACGCCGGCCACATTCTCGGGAGCGCACTCGTTCAATTGCGGATAAGCGACAACGGGAAAGAAAAAATACTGCTTTTCACGGGAGACCTCGGACGAAGGGGATTGCCGATTCTGAGGAATCCGGAAATAGTGACGGAGGCGGATGCCTTGATGATCGAAAGCACCTACGGCGGACGATTTCACGATCCAATCGAGGGAATGGAAGCCAAACTTGCCGAAGTCATAATGAAAACGATAAAGCGAGGCGGGAAAGTAATTATCCCGGCTTTCAGTGTAGAACGAACTCAGGAGATAGCTTACACGCTTCACAGGCTCTTTGAGGCAAAGACCCTTCCGAGAATCCCGGTGTTCGTCGACAGTCCTCTTTCTGTAAACGCCACCGAGATATTCAGGCTGCACCCGGAATGCTTCAATAAGGATGTGTTCAAGATGGTGATCGCTCATGAGGACCCGTTCGGCTTCGAATACATCCACTATGTTCAGAGCGTCGAAGAGTCGAAGAAGTTGAATGACATAAAGGAACCGATCGTAATCATTTCCGCATCAGGTATGTGTGAAAGCGGGAGGATCCTCCACCATCTCGCGAATAACGTCGGCAATTCGAATAACACTATCCTGATAGTCGGATTCCAGGCTCCCGATACTCTTGGCAGGCGGATGCTGGACGGGCAAAAGGAGCTGAAGATCTTCGGCGATCAGGTCGAGCTGAAAGCAGAGGTGGTAGCCATGCATTCTTTCTCTGCTCATGCCGATCATAAAGACCTTGTCGATTTCACGAACAATTTCGAAAAGAAACGGCTTCAGAACGTGTTCCTTGTTCACGGAGAGACCGAGGAACAAAGTGCTCTTACCGACGGCTTCAGGCAGATCGGATTGAAGAACGTCTATTCTCCGGCGAGAGGCGACAAATTCGAAATTTGA
- the rpiB gene encoding ribose 5-phosphate isomerase B, which translates to MTMIALASDHGGFSYKEKIKSVLAELKLEYRDFGAFNDSPSDYPDFAYAAAKAISGGECDRGIMVCGSGIGVDIVANKVKGIRSALCMTAEMAELSRKHNDANVLSLGERLIGWSETEEIVRVWLSTPFEGGRHSRRVDKIHSLTGC; encoded by the coding sequence ATGACGATGATCGCGCTCGCATCGGATCACGGAGGCTTCTCATACAAGGAAAAGATTAAAAGCGTGCTCGCAGAACTGAAACTTGAATATCGAGACTTCGGTGCGTTCAACGATTCCCCGAGCGACTATCCTGATTTTGCCTACGCTGCTGCGAAAGCGATTTCCGGCGGCGAATGCGATCGCGGCATCATGGTCTGTGGAAGCGGTATTGGAGTGGATATCGTCGCCAATAAGGTGAAAGGTATTCGCTCCGCCCTGTGCATGACGGCCGAGATGGCGGAACTGTCCAGGAAACACAATGACGCGAACGTTTTGAGCCTTGGAGAAAGACTCATCGGCTGGAGCGAGACTGAAGAAATTGTTCGCGTCTGGTTATCGACGCCGTTCGAAGGAGGAAGACACAGCAGGCGGGTCGACAAGATCCATTCGCTTACAGGTTGTTAA
- a CDS encoding NAD(P)-dependent oxidoreductase, whose protein sequence is MKRILITGGAGLVGKYVTNDLATDYEVTVLDKKKPAADVEFIEADLTDASSIKAHDEHFDAILHLAGIPHPLNDPAERVFTVNTLGTFTVMQFAADKGIKKVVLASSESTLGFAFARRAASPDYFPIDEQHPLLPQDPYGLSKVCSEEILKSYSRAYQIQTVALRFPWIWVPDEKEKEVYRKLISEYEKWYKNLWAWVNVHDVSQAFSKALEYKGDGFDRFFITADDNWTGLSSAELIGEFYPKSQVVHSMKSPRSLISSDLAKVVLKYSPKFTVSETIK, encoded by the coding sequence TTGAAAAGGATACTGATCACCGGTGGAGCGGGGCTCGTAGGGAAATACGTAACGAACGATCTGGCGACCGACTACGAGGTGACGGTTCTCGACAAGAAGAAGCCTGCAGCCGATGTAGAGTTTATCGAGGCCGATCTTACGGATGCTTCCTCAATTAAAGCTCACGACGAACATTTCGACGCCATACTCCACCTCGCGGGCATACCGCATCCTCTGAATGATCCGGCGGAGAGAGTATTCACGGTGAACACGCTCGGCACTTTTACCGTAATGCAGTTCGCGGCCGACAAAGGAATAAAGAAGGTTGTACTTGCGTCCAGCGAGTCGACTCTCGGGTTCGCGTTCGCCCGACGCGCCGCCTCTCCGGACTATTTTCCAATTGACGAGCAGCACCCCCTTCTTCCACAGGACCCTTACGGGCTCAGTAAAGTCTGCTCCGAGGAAATCCTCAAGAGCTACTCGCGCGCATACCAGATACAGACTGTCGCGCTGCGATTTCCCTGGATCTGGGTGCCAGACGAGAAGGAGAAAGAGGTGTACAGAAAACTCATATCGGAATATGAAAAGTGGTACAAGAATCTCTGGGCCTGGGTGAACGTTCATGACGTCTCACAGGCGTTTTCAAAAGCCCTGGAGTATAAAGGCGACGGCTTCGACAGGTTCTTCATCACCGCGGATGACAATTGGACCGGACTGAGTTCAGCCGAGTTGATCGGCGAGTTCTATCCGAAGTCACAGGTTGTTCATTCGATGAAATCGCCCCGCTCGCTCATCTCAAGCGATCTCGCGAAAGTAGTGTTAAAATATTCGCCGAAGTTTACGGTCTCAGAGACGATCAAGTGA
- the rplU gene encoding 50S ribosomal protein L21, which yields MLAVVEIAGKQFRISENSNVVVPLLKAKVGEKVSFDQVVYLESETNKTVGNPLVKGAVVEATIVNHDREDKILVFRKKKRKNFKVKKGHRQDYTTIHIDNIKA from the coding sequence ATGCTAGCTGTCGTAGAGATTGCAGGTAAACAATTCAGGATCAGCGAAAACTCGAATGTCGTTGTCCCCCTGCTTAAGGCAAAGGTCGGCGAGAAAGTCAGCTTCGACCAAGTGGTCTATTTGGAATCCGAAACAAATAAGACCGTCGGCAACCCTCTCGTGAAGGGTGCGGTCGTGGAAGCGACAATCGTCAACCACGACAGGGAAGACAAGATCCTTGTATTCAGGAAAAAGAAAAGAAAGAACTTCAAGGTGAAAAAGGGACATCGGCAGGACTACACGACGATCCATATCGATAATATAAAGGCGTAG
- a CDS encoding ATP-binding protein, whose product MTQLHEHIQIKTKNTSFKEAERKLKKIFKRLSMSESDEHNLLVAASEAVNNAVQHGNKHDPTKNITIDVDYEAGVIIVAIQDEGGGFDLSSLPNPILPENLLKPSGRGIHIMKSLMDSVKYDFTPRGTRMTMKLTLHKE is encoded by the coding sequence GTGACCCAACTGCACGAACACATACAGATAAAGACTAAGAATACTTCGTTCAAAGAGGCCGAACGAAAGTTAAAGAAAATTTTTAAGAGACTTTCGATGTCGGAATCCGACGAGCACAATTTGCTTGTTGCGGCCAGTGAAGCCGTCAATAACGCTGTACAGCATGGGAACAAGCACGATCCCACGAAGAACATAACTATCGACGTCGATTATGAAGCAGGGGTAATAATCGTCGCGATCCAGGATGAAGGCGGCGGCTTCGATCTGAGCTCGCTGCCTAACCCAATTCTACCGGAGAATCTTTTAAAGCCGAGCGGAAGGGGAATTCACATTATGAAATCGTTGATGGATAGTGTGAAATACGATTTCACCCCGCGCGGAACGCGAATGACGATGAAGCTGACCCTTCATAAGGAATAA
- the tatC gene encoding twin-arginine translocase subunit TatC yields the protein MEMDTANPELADVSQKEMSFWDHLEELRMRLIWSLVGIAIGTIICAVFADAIVNKFLLSPAIHSKPPLKIQNLKPYGQLMLYMELVFIAGLILSLPNTLYQFWKFVQPALYPNERKYVSSIVFFSTFFFLVGGAFGYFILIPNALGFFSGFGSPSIENIIDVQAYFGFITGMILACGVVFELPMLSFFLAKIGILSPQFLKKYRRHAIILILLVAAAITPGPDVASQIMVAIPLYLLYEVSIFVVKFVRSSKAKKEEAAS from the coding sequence ATGGAGATGGACACGGCAAATCCCGAACTCGCCGACGTATCTCAGAAAGAAATGTCTTTCTGGGACCACCTCGAAGAATTGAGGATGCGGCTGATATGGTCGCTGGTGGGAATAGCAATCGGGACAATCATCTGTGCCGTCTTCGCAGACGCCATCGTTAATAAATTTCTTCTTTCGCCGGCCATCCACAGCAAGCCGCCGCTCAAGATTCAGAACCTCAAGCCGTACGGCCAGCTCATGCTCTATATGGAGCTAGTGTTCATCGCCGGTCTGATACTCAGTTTACCAAATACTCTCTATCAGTTCTGGAAATTTGTCCAGCCTGCTTTATACCCGAATGAAAGAAAGTACGTCAGCTCTATCGTCTTTTTCTCCACTTTCTTCTTTCTCGTCGGCGGTGCATTCGGATATTTCATATTGATTCCAAACGCTCTCGGATTCTTTTCGGGCTTTGGATCTCCATCTATCGAAAATATCATCGATGTCCAGGCTTATTTCGGTTTCATCACCGGAATGATCCTTGCGTGCGGTGTGGTCTTTGAACTGCCGATGCTCTCTTTCTTTCTCGCAAAAATAGGAATCCTGAGTCCCCAATTTCTGAAGAAGTATAGACGACACGCGATCATTTTAATCCTCCTCGTTGCCGCTGCGATTACACCCGGTCCGGACGTTGCGAGCCAGATCATGGTTGCAATCCCGCTGTACCTCCTTTATGAAGTTTCCATATTTGTCGTAAAGTTTGTGCGGTCGTCGAAAGCCAAGAAAGAGGAGGCAGCATCCTAA